Below is a genomic region from Bacteroidota bacterium.
GTCGAAGGGATCGCCATATCTCAGATTCTTTACTGCGTCGGTAAATGTGCGGATAAAATAGTCGAATATGCCCTGTTCAATAAATATCCGCTGGGCGTGGATGCAAACCTGACCGGAATAAGCAAAGCCGCCGGTGACACATTTTTTCACTGTTGTTTCCATGTCACAGCTTTTAGTCACGACAACGCCGGCGTTTCCGCCCAGTTCGAGAATAACTTTTTTCTTACCGGCCTGTTGTTTCATTGGCCATCCGGCTTCAGGTGACCCTGTGAAAGAGAGCAGGCTGAAGCGGCTATCGGTCACCAGTAAATTGCCTGTGGTTCTATCCATAGGAAGAACAGATACAGCTCCTTTAGGCAGATCGGTATTATCGATAATCCGTGCCAGTTCGAGTGTTGAAAGCGGCGTGAGGGAACTTGGTTTGAGGATGACAGGGCATCCGGCTGCAATAGCGGGGGCTATTTTATGGACAGCCAGGTTAAGGGGAAAGTTAAATGGAGCAATGCCGGCGACAAGGCCCACGGGAAAATGCCTGACCAATCCCTCTTTTCCGGCACCGTCGCTGGTCCAGTCGAGACTGATATACTCCATAGGCATGCGTTTAGATTCCTCTGCGGCGATCCTGAAACACTGCACAGCACGTTCTATTTCGGATGTAGCGTATTTCAAGGGTTTTGCCGACTCAGAGCTGAGCAGTTGTATGAACCATTGCCGGCGGGCTGATATCTCATCGGCTATCCGCATGAGTATCACATATTTTTCGTAAGAAGCCATATCACGCAATGTTACCTGCACGGATTGGGCTTTCATTATAGCCATTTCCAATTCCCCGGGGCCGGCACGATATGTTTCAGCTATTACTTCATGGTTAAATGGATTGGTGATGCGTAAGACATCACCTGTTTTCCTAAATTCTCCACCAATATAAACAGGATAGATGTCCATGATATAAAATGTATGATTTGGGCTGTAAAGATAAGTATTTTACGAAATGTGAGGGTAGTATATATATTAATGTATAATGGAGGCGGAATAATTATATAATGTGCCGGAGATTGAGCATCTCTGGGAAAATAAAAGAGAGTCCTAACTATAGTGTGTTCCCGGGATTAAAATTCGCGATTTAAATAGCCCAGGACTTAAGTCCTGGGATAAAGGAAGCGAAAAAAAATTATGGGCTTTAGCCCGAAACAAAAGCATCAATTCAGATCGTAACCAAGGT
It encodes:
- a CDS encoding aldehyde dehydrogenase family protein; this translates as MDIYPVYIGGEFRKTGDVLRITNPFNHEVIAETYRAGPGELEMAIMKAQSVQVTLRDMASYEKYVILMRIADEISARRQWFIQLLSSESAKPLKYATSEIERAVQCFRIAAEESKRMPMEYISLDWTSDGAGKEGLVRHFPVGLVAGIAPFNFPLNLAVHKIAPAIAAGCPVILKPSSLTPLSTLELARIIDNTDLPKGAVSVLPMDRTTGNLLVTDSRFSLLSFTGSPEAGWPMKQQAGKKKVILELGGNAGVVVTKSCDMETTVKKCVTGGFAYSGQVCIHAQRIFIEQGIFDYFIRTFTDAVKNLRYGDPFDPQTDISVMINEQHARRVEEWVSEAVTAGAKVLIGGNRNGNYYQPTLITQTNPAMKVCALEIFGPVVTLEPFTTFEDAIEKINLSEYGLQAGVFTNNLAEVNYAFRNLEVGGVIINDTPSFRVDHMPYGGVKNSGTGREGIRYSIMEMTEPRILVKNF